One Pseudomonas sp. FP1742 genomic window carries:
- a CDS encoding non-ribosomal peptide synthetase has translation MNDLIDDDVLALLLADAGDQPQGITARANQRPAPLSFAQQRLWFLQQLSPDNAAYNLPRVMRITGPLAPRRLETALNKVLERHDILRSAFVEIDGCAMQVVDAQAILVLDHEDLSGLSDEARAKRIALRIEAQAGTPFDLRQAPLMRATLLQISADEHLLLMNMHHIVSDAWSNAILMQDLTRAFAQAGSGDTSPLPRPAIQYADYAAWQRGEYLHSATCASSAEYWQEYLGQTLPALDLPVDFPRNAQHSHPAGQYDFSVPAPLAQALNRFCQQQKLTPFVVTLGAWQLLLSRYSGQYDFTVGVPNATRNRSETQGLVGFFVSSQVYRARIDPLLSCADFLQRLRRESLAALDHGDYPLELSFDALRLHASEHANPLFQVLFNWRTDTGQPDRIDLDGLALEFLGAGPGQAKFDLSLDVGYSLDGISASLEYSRDLYAPATLERLARHWLNLLHALTEDPLRALGELPLLASDERQVQLQQWNPPASAMPEDGVHQLFERQALATPDSVALIFNDLELSYAQLNAAANGLAHSLIAQGVGPEVLVGIAVERSAQMIVSLLAVLKAGGAYVPLDPDYPQERLAWMIEDSGLSVLLSQRSLLDRLPSMPGVQQRCVDDIDVRGTLPALDPPCRTTGQNLAYVMFTSGSTGRPKGVGITQAALTRHAQVALEFLGLSAQDRSLQFATFNFDAFVEQLYPALICGASVVLRGPDIWDSETWYRELLDKQFSVSDLTTTYWNMLAKDFAAAGQRDYGALRQVIVGGEAMPPEGVAAWGKAGLGHVKLLNTYGPTETTVSATVLDCSDYVTGQIALPKSMPIGQPLAGRAIYLLDAGGQPVPVGVVGELMIAGDLLARGYFKRPELTAERFIPDPFDVQGGGRLYRTGDLARYRADGVIEYAGRLDHQVKIRGFRIELGEIESCLLRSPQVRETLVVAREGAVGLQLVGYVVAQSDSLSEQQQFDLRETLKAELKANLPDYMVPSHLLVLAAMPLSPNGKLDRKALPQPDLSQTQRHFIAPETPLEKALAELWQEALQVERVSLDDNFFELGGHSILAIQFISTLNARLGIKLALQHMLAHPNVQALARFIALEHQQHVQCVVELNASTASAPPLFCLHPSGGIVFCYQPLAKKLSAHARTFGVMHKGFADKDSNAQTWAEMIADYSAQIVEKQPHGPYRLMGWSLGGAIAMDVAAHLERQGKEVTFLGLVDTTLPERDLPADLPRKPLEKDNPNHLSAENELLAALEVFNLMFAHLEPAAANFIARNPTADLKAFYRWASEQTATGEQEMIATLEGIKQEVMNAQAYAIHDRLVDAFNAFSLPLLKVKASCWWSLSHKTLKQVLYSEQLLRAHNVTGQLHTSIHSPLPHRSMIYSESLLESFTEVLLGCQGESCS, from the coding sequence ATGAACGACTTGATCGATGATGATGTACTGGCGCTGTTGCTGGCCGATGCCGGTGATCAACCCCAAGGGATAACCGCCCGCGCCAACCAGCGTCCGGCGCCGCTGTCTTTCGCCCAGCAGCGGCTGTGGTTTCTCCAGCAACTGTCACCGGACAACGCCGCCTACAACCTGCCCCGTGTCATGCGCATCACCGGCCCCCTGGCGCCCCGGCGGCTGGAAACAGCCCTGAACAAGGTGCTTGAGCGTCACGATATCTTGCGCAGTGCCTTCGTCGAAATCGATGGTTGCGCAATGCAGGTGGTCGATGCGCAGGCAATACTGGTGCTCGACCATGAAGACCTGTCGGGTCTGTCGGACGAGGCCCGCGCCAAGCGGATCGCGCTACGTATCGAGGCCCAGGCCGGCACGCCGTTCGATCTGCGTCAGGCACCGCTGATGCGGGCGACGCTGCTGCAGATTTCGGCCGACGAGCATCTGTTGCTGATGAACATGCACCATATCGTTTCCGATGCCTGGTCCAATGCCATTCTGATGCAAGACCTGACACGGGCCTTTGCCCAGGCCGGCAGCGGCGATACATCACCCTTGCCTCGCCCGGCCATCCAGTACGCCGACTATGCCGCCTGGCAGCGTGGCGAATACCTGCACAGCGCAACCTGCGCCAGCAGCGCCGAATACTGGCAAGAGTATCTGGGGCAAACATTGCCGGCCCTCGATCTGCCGGTGGACTTCCCACGAAATGCCCAGCACAGCCACCCTGCCGGGCAGTATGACTTCAGTGTGCCAGCGCCCCTCGCGCAAGCCCTGAACCGCTTCTGCCAGCAGCAAAAACTGACGCCTTTCGTCGTGACCCTCGGGGCCTGGCAATTGTTATTGAGCCGCTACAGTGGCCAATACGACTTTACCGTCGGCGTACCCAACGCCACCCGCAATCGCAGCGAAACCCAGGGTCTGGTCGGCTTTTTCGTCAGCTCCCAGGTGTACCGGGCGCGCATTGATCCGCTGCTGTCCTGCGCAGACTTTCTCCAGCGGCTGCGGCGCGAATCGTTGGCGGCGCTGGACCATGGCGATTACCCGCTGGAATTGAGTTTCGACGCGTTGCGATTGCATGCCAGCGAACACGCCAATCCGTTGTTCCAGGTGCTGTTCAACTGGCGCACTGACACCGGGCAACCGGACCGGATCGACCTGGACGGACTGGCGCTGGAGTTCCTCGGCGCGGGTCCCGGCCAGGCCAAATTCGATCTGTCCCTGGACGTCGGCTATTCGCTCGATGGCATCAGCGCGAGTCTCGAATACAGCCGGGACCTCTACGCCCCCGCCACCCTCGAACGCCTGGCCCGGCACTGGCTGAACCTGCTCCATGCACTCACGGAAGATCCGCTGCGTGCGCTCGGCGAATTGCCGTTGCTGGCAAGCGACGAACGCCAGGTTCAGTTGCAGCAGTGGAATCCGCCCGCGTCGGCCATGCCTGAGGACGGCGTGCATCAGTTGTTCGAACGCCAGGCGCTGGCAACCCCCGACTCGGTGGCCCTGATCTTCAACGACCTTGAGCTCAGTTATGCCCAGCTCAACGCCGCCGCCAATGGCCTGGCCCACTCGTTGATTGCACAGGGTGTCGGACCGGAAGTGCTGGTGGGCATTGCCGTGGAGCGTTCGGCGCAGATGATTGTCAGCCTGCTGGCGGTGCTCAAGGCCGGCGGCGCTTATGTGCCACTGGACCCCGATTATCCGCAGGAACGCCTGGCCTGGATGATTGAAGACAGTGGCCTGAGCGTGTTGCTGAGCCAGCGTTCGCTGCTTGATCGGCTGCCATCGATGCCCGGCGTTCAGCAACGCTGCGTCGACGACATCGATGTCCGGGGGACGCTGCCCGCACTTGACCCGCCCTGCCGCACCACCGGCCAAAACCTCGCCTATGTGATGTTCACGTCCGGCTCTACCGGTCGCCCCAAAGGGGTCGGCATCACCCAGGCGGCGTTAACCCGTCACGCCCAGGTGGCGCTGGAGTTTCTCGGCCTGAGCGCACAGGACCGGTCCCTGCAGTTCGCCACGTTCAACTTCGATGCCTTTGTCGAGCAGCTTTACCCGGCGTTGATCTGCGGCGCCTCGGTGGTGCTGCGCGGGCCGGATATCTGGGACAGTGAAACCTGGTACCGCGAACTGCTCGACAAACAGTTCAGCGTCAGCGACCTGACCACCACCTACTGGAACATGCTGGCCAAGGACTTCGCCGCAGCCGGTCAGCGCGACTACGGTGCACTGCGGCAAGTGATCGTCGGTGGCGAAGCGATGCCACCGGAGGGCGTGGCGGCCTGGGGCAAGGCCGGCCTCGGGCACGTGAAGCTGCTGAACACCTACGGGCCGACGGAAACGACAGTCAGCGCCACGGTGCTGGATTGCAGCGACTACGTGACAGGGCAAATCGCCCTCCCCAAAAGCATGCCGATCGGCCAGCCTCTGGCCGGACGGGCGATTTACCTGCTCGATGCCGGCGGCCAGCCAGTGCCAGTGGGTGTCGTCGGTGAACTGATGATTGCCGGCGACCTGCTCGCACGCGGCTACTTCAAGCGACCTGAGCTCACGGCCGAGCGCTTCATCCCCGACCCGTTCGATGTTCAGGGCGGCGGTCGTCTCTACCGCACCGGCGATCTGGCGCGCTATCGCGCCGACGGCGTGATCGAGTATGCAGGCCGGCTGGATCACCAGGTGAAGATCCGCGGCTTCCGCATCGAACTCGGGGAAATCGAGTCATGCCTGCTGCGATCGCCGCAGGTCCGCGAGACGTTAGTGGTTGCCCGGGAAGGCGCAGTGGGTTTGCAGTTGGTCGGCTATGTCGTGGCCCAAAGCGACTCGCTGAGCGAGCAGCAACAATTCGACCTGCGCGAAACCCTCAAGGCTGAGCTCAAGGCCAATCTGCCAGACTACATGGTGCCCAGTCATCTGCTGGTACTGGCCGCCATGCCGTTGAGCCCCAACGGCAAGCTCGACCGCAAGGCCCTGCCGCAGCCCGACCTCAGCCAGACGCAGCGCCACTTCATTGCCCCCGAAACGCCACTGGAAAAGGCGCTCGCCGAACTCTGGCAAGAAGCGTTGCAGGTCGAGCGTGTCAGCCTGGACGACAACTTTTTCGAACTCGGTGGCCACTCGATTCTGGCCATTCAATTCATCTCGACCCTTAACGCGCGCCTGGGCATCAAACTGGCGTTGCAACACATGCTGGCTCACCCCAATGTCCAGGCACTGGCCAGATTCATCGCCCTGGAGCATCAGCAGCATGTGCAATGCGTGGTCGAACTCAATGCCTCGACAGCGTCGGCGCCGCCGCTGTTCTGCCTGCACCCCAGCGGCGGTATCGTGTTCTGTTATCAGCCGCTGGCGAAAAAACTCAGTGCCCATGCCCGGACCTTCGGCGTGATGCACAAGGGCTTTGCCGACAAAGACTCGAACGCTCAGACATGGGCCGAGATGATTGCCGACTACAGCGCACAGATCGTCGAGAAGCAGCCCCACGGCCCCTACCGATTGATGGGCTGGTCATTGGGCGGCGCCATTGCCATGGACGTCGCCGCCCACCTGGAGCGCCAGGGCAAGGAAGTGACCTTCCTCGGCCTCGTCGACACCACTCTGCCGGAACGTGACCTGCCCGCCGACCTGCCGCGCAAGCCTCTGGAAAAAGACAACCCGAACCACCTCAGCGCGGAAAACGAACTGCTGGCAGCACTCGAAGTCTTCAACCTGATGTTCGCGCATCTGGAACCGGCGGCGGCGAACTTCATCGCCCGGAACCCGACGGCCGACCTTAAGGCCTTCTATCGCTGGGCCAGCGAACAGACGGCCACCGGCGAGCAAGAGATGATCGCGACCCTGGAAGGCATCAAGCAGGAAGTCATGAACGCCCAGGCCTATGCGATTCATGATCGCCTGGTGGACGCGTTCAATGCCTTCTCGCTGCCGCTGCTCAAGGTCAAGGCCAGTTGCTGGTGGTCGCTGTCGCATAAAACCCTGAAACAAGTGCTGTATTCGGAACAACTGCTCAGGGCCCACAATGTGACAGGCCAATTGCACACCTCGATCCACTCACCACTGCCGCACCGCAGCATGATCTACAGCGAGTCGCTACTGGAGTCGTTTACCGAAGTGCTCCTCGGCTGCCAGGGCGAGTCATGTAGCTGA
- a CDS encoding TonB-dependent siderophore receptor produces the protein MSAIHELKPLFKALVIARTLRSRRSLAGLGMACLLPLSAQVHAEDFTLDIPAQPLPQALQAFGTQTNQQVIYNADDMAGLRSTRVSGKLSSEAAIAQLLKGTGVHYSFEGNTLMLVRGSSTEGLELGATTINAQQVGATTEGSNSYTSNAVTIGKGTHTLKEIPQSVTVMTRKQMDDQDIVDLKDAANKTTGLVGAQGVGRGLILSSRGFQIDDWQYDGVPIPRNTYALGNWATQDLIFFDRMEVLRGASGLLQGTGSPGGAVNLVRKRGQATPTVTLTGKAGSWDHYGLQLDAGGPLNQNGTIRGRFLADQDDTHTFVDSEWYKTTSLYGALDFDLSEATTVGVAVSQSDGESRSNVRGFPRYSDSKPIDLPRSTYTGAKWNHSDIDVTTLYTDLEHRFNDDWAFKVGAVRMTETNKAKNQRVQSTGDGINPDGSGVQYADFVTDMDSTKVALDMNLTGKFEALSMPQEIMVGGNYSKYTSDDKYARTFNDSSDNIFDIDHNRPEISYEGLINSPGGRGTPSQYDIRQKGLYGSWRVKPVEDLTLVLGSRVSWYDYNYKSSTQTATGITEDPKSTATETGEVTPYAGIVYDLSREWAVYASYTDVYTPQTERDTAGAVLKPIVGSNYEIGLKGELMDGRINTSVALFRYDQENRAVLDTQGAQTCDGWYCSTASGKVRSQGLDAEISGEVIDNLQLFAGYTYNTTKYLDDPDNEGKIFSWWTPKHMLRVWGNYQMTGDWSRVSTGLGFTAQTHTVGFDHSVNVPGYTVWNARVGYQLTPEIELAMNANNLFDKTYFAAAYNQINGNNNYGDPRNVMFSVKYTPQF, from the coding sequence ATGTCAGCAATTCATGAGTTGAAACCTCTGTTCAAGGCCTTGGTCATTGCCCGAACCCTGCGCTCGCGTCGCTCGTTGGCCGGTCTGGGCATGGCTTGCCTGCTGCCGCTCAGCGCGCAGGTCCACGCCGAAGACTTCACCCTCGACATTCCTGCCCAGCCTTTGCCCCAGGCGCTGCAGGCGTTTGGCACGCAGACCAATCAGCAGGTGATCTACAACGCCGATGACATGGCCGGCCTGCGCAGCACACGCGTCAGCGGCAAGTTGAGCAGCGAAGCGGCGATTGCCCAACTGCTCAAGGGCACGGGCGTGCACTACAGCTTTGAAGGCAACACGCTGATGCTGGTACGCGGCAGTTCGACCGAGGGTCTGGAACTGGGCGCCACCACCATCAATGCGCAACAGGTGGGCGCGACCACCGAAGGTTCGAATTCCTACACCTCGAATGCCGTGACCATCGGCAAGGGCACCCACACCCTCAAGGAAATTCCGCAGTCGGTCACGGTGATGACCCGCAAGCAAATGGATGATCAGGATATCGTCGATCTCAAGGACGCGGCCAACAAGACCACCGGACTGGTCGGTGCCCAAGGCGTCGGCAGAGGTTTGATCCTCTCTTCGCGCGGTTTCCAGATCGATGACTGGCAGTACGACGGTGTGCCGATCCCGCGCAACACTTACGCGCTGGGCAACTGGGCCACGCAGGACTTGATTTTCTTCGATCGCATGGAGGTGCTGCGTGGTGCGTCGGGCTTGCTGCAAGGCACCGGCAGCCCGGGTGGCGCGGTCAACCTGGTGCGCAAGCGCGGTCAGGCCACACCGACCGTGACCCTGACCGGCAAGGCTGGCTCCTGGGATCACTACGGTCTGCAACTGGACGCCGGCGGGCCGTTGAACCAGAACGGCACCATCCGTGGACGTTTCCTTGCCGACCAGGACGACACCCACACGTTCGTTGATTCCGAATGGTACAAGACCACCTCGCTGTACGGCGCGCTGGACTTCGACCTGAGCGAAGCCACCACCGTGGGCGTGGCGGTCAGCCAGTCCGACGGCGAATCGCGCTCGAATGTCCGCGGCTTCCCGCGTTACTCCGACAGTAAACCCATCGACCTGCCGCGCAGCACGTACACCGGGGCGAAGTGGAACCATTCGGATATCGACGTCACTACGCTCTATACCGACCTGGAACACCGTTTCAACGACGACTGGGCCTTCAAGGTCGGCGCCGTGCGCATGACGGAAACCAACAAGGCGAAGAACCAGCGGGTGCAATCCACCGGCGATGGCATCAATCCCGATGGCAGCGGCGTGCAATACGCTGACTTCGTGACGGACATGGACTCCACCAAAGTCGCGCTGGACATGAACCTCACCGGCAAGTTCGAAGCCTTGTCCATGCCGCAGGAAATCATGGTGGGCGGCAACTATTCCAAATACACCTCGGACGACAAATACGCCCGAACCTTCAATGACAGCTCCGACAACATCTTCGACATTGATCACAACCGTCCGGAGATCAGCTACGAAGGCTTGATCAATAGCCCCGGTGGCCGTGGGACTCCCAGCCAATACGACATCCGCCAGAAAGGCCTGTACGGCAGCTGGAGGGTCAAGCCTGTTGAAGACCTGACCCTGGTGCTCGGCTCGCGCGTCAGTTGGTACGACTACAATTACAAGTCTTCGACCCAGACCGCGACCGGCATTACAGAAGATCCAAAAAGCACCGCCACTGAAACCGGAGAAGTCACGCCCTATGCCGGTATCGTCTATGACCTGAGCCGCGAATGGGCTGTCTACGCCAGTTACACCGACGTATATACACCGCAAACCGAACGCGATACCGCCGGCGCGGTACTCAAACCGATTGTCGGCAGTAACTACGAGATTGGCCTCAAGGGCGAGTTGATGGATGGCCGGATCAATACCTCCGTGGCCCTGTTCCGTTACGACCAGGAAAACCGTGCCGTTCTCGATACGCAGGGTGCGCAAACCTGTGACGGTTGGTATTGCTCGACGGCATCGGGCAAAGTGCGCAGCCAGGGTCTGGACGCTGAAATCAGCGGCGAAGTGATCGACAATCTGCAACTGTTTGCCGGCTACACCTACAACACCACCAAATACCTCGACGACCCTGACAACGAAGGCAAGATCTTCAGCTGGTGGACGCCTAAACACATGCTGCGTGTGTGGGGCAATTATCAGATGACCGGCGACTGGAGTCGTGTGAGTACCGGCCTGGGCTTTACCGCACAAACCCACACAGTAGGTTTCGACCACTCCGTCAACGTTCCGGGATACACCGTGTGGAATGCCCGCGTCGGTTACCAGCTCACCCCGGAAATCGAGCTGGCGATGAATGCCAACAACCTGTTTGACAAGACCTACTTCGCAGCGGCCTACAACCAGATTAACGGCAACAACAACTACGGTGATCCACGCAACGTGATGTTCAGCGTGAAATACACACCGCAGTTCTGA
- a CDS encoding amino acid adenylation domain-containing protein yields the protein MNEVSMDQQDLGYALTPEQQRLLEQLPKAPACGDALHFLEVELRGALDPQRVQNALDRLLAQQPMLVGRLGKAPGFHGVRQFVGEAERFPLSVQARVDTPAGIQAQLSEWAERAFVVGESEGAQAVLYRLADDQWQLVLGLARHSLDQSGVRLLYQQLVRAYGQPAAADDEETGEFTQYLEWHSEVVLDEDAAGARTYWQEHLQGADPDLSTPWLAYRNGNPGLSSATESLALTLDPALRSGLQQVAGALEQSPSVVLQAAWWLLLGRLSGHQQVLVGVRHDSREDYQYFSDAVGVFEKTLPLNLSLTANAGFSTWVAELAARLDEHRTWQEYWAPELAPTAARPAYGFAVCRAMQAATSADLQWTPRSAVREALFELMLELETDEAGNAHGFHLHYNPSRYSVQAMEGLLEQLRVLLENIVANRHAELGQLNVLGAAEQQRLLAINPPVRARGDSRFLPQRIADWARTTPQAIALTDGDRRLSYGQLQAKVEVLAQALKAQGIGPGAIVALALPRSAELVIAMLAAWRIGAAYLPLDPQWPQARQALMLEQAGAALLLVDAGHIAQWHDYPLPLATVDRVLQSAPASTSAITHDTQGDQAAYVLFTSGSTGMPKGVVIEHRQLLNYTAHVSQALGLDQCQQFGFTSTVAADLGNTALFGALFNGAALHVASDEHMQDGNLFADFLQRQAIDCLKIVPSHLAALLDSERAQLPRTLVLGGEPIAQALVQRIAGLRSDCRVFNHYGPTEATVGVLVHPLDLEAAVPDAGVLSRVLGNNQVFVLDDNLELTPVGVLGELYLGGAQLCRGYVNVEADSQVFIQSPFNPQDRLYRTGDLARYRPDLAITLHGRRDQQIKVRGFRIELAEIEAELLRVPQVAQALVLPGPSAQDGMLAFIVPHQAPSATLLDAVRDELALRLPSVMLPQHLQLIDSFPRLANGKVDRKALQQLASTSADDEAMQPRDALEQLLVTRMAQLLGVERLGIDRDFFAAGGHSLLVIKLVAGIRKLLQCEIQPGVVFDHPTVAGLAAALRSRESSPGQLEKIAQARLRLDNMSPEEKALLTEKARQLQNAKAAQNG from the coding sequence ATGAACGAGGTATCGATGGACCAGCAGGACCTGGGTTACGCCTTGACGCCTGAACAGCAACGGTTGCTGGAGCAGTTGCCCAAGGCCCCGGCCTGTGGTGATGCGCTGCATTTCCTGGAGGTCGAGCTCCGCGGCGCCCTCGATCCGCAGCGGGTGCAAAACGCACTGGATCGCTTGCTGGCGCAACAGCCGATGCTGGTTGGGCGGCTGGGCAAGGCGCCGGGTTTCCATGGTGTCCGGCAGTTCGTCGGGGAGGCTGAGCGCTTCCCGCTGAGCGTGCAGGCGCGGGTCGATACCCCGGCCGGTATTCAGGCTCAGCTCAGCGAATGGGCGGAACGTGCTTTTGTCGTCGGTGAGTCCGAGGGCGCGCAAGCGGTGCTCTATCGCCTGGCCGATGATCAATGGCAATTGGTCTTGGGCCTGGCCCGGCACAGCCTCGATCAAAGCGGCGTGCGGTTGTTGTATCAGCAGTTGGTGCGGGCCTATGGGCAACCAGCGGCGGCGGACGACGAAGAGACCGGTGAATTCACCCAGTACCTGGAATGGCACAGTGAAGTGGTGCTCGACGAAGACGCGGCCGGCGCACGTACTTACTGGCAGGAACACCTGCAAGGCGCCGATCCCGATTTGAGTACTCCGTGGCTGGCCTATCGCAACGGGAATCCTGGATTGTCGTCGGCCACTGAATCGCTGGCGCTCACGCTCGATCCGGCGCTGCGCAGCGGTTTGCAGCAAGTGGCCGGGGCGTTGGAGCAATCGCCGAGTGTGGTGCTGCAAGCGGCCTGGTGGCTGTTGCTGGGTCGGCTCAGCGGGCATCAACAGGTGCTGGTCGGTGTGCGGCATGACAGTCGCGAAGATTACCAATACTTCAGCGATGCCGTGGGCGTGTTCGAGAAAACCCTGCCGCTGAACTTGTCACTGACGGCGAATGCAGGGTTCAGCACTTGGGTGGCGGAGTTGGCGGCGCGTCTGGATGAGCATCGTACGTGGCAGGAATACTGGGCGCCTGAACTGGCGCCGACGGCGGCTCGCCCGGCGTATGGTTTTGCCGTGTGCCGGGCCATGCAAGCCGCGACGTCCGCTGATCTGCAATGGACTCCGCGTTCGGCAGTGCGCGAAGCGCTGTTTGAATTAATGCTTGAACTGGAAACGGACGAGGCGGGCAACGCCCACGGGTTCCACCTGCATTACAACCCGTCCCGCTACTCGGTTCAGGCGATGGAAGGGTTGCTGGAGCAGTTGCGCGTATTGCTCGAAAACATCGTTGCCAATCGTCACGCCGAACTCGGTCAACTGAACGTGTTGGGAGCCGCCGAACAACAGCGCTTGCTGGCGATCAACCCGCCAGTGCGAGCACGGGGCGATAGCCGGTTCTTGCCGCAACGCATTGCCGACTGGGCCCGGACCACGCCGCAAGCCATCGCCCTGACTGACGGCGATCGACGCCTGAGTTACGGGCAGTTGCAGGCGAAGGTCGAGGTGTTGGCCCAGGCATTAAAAGCCCAGGGCATCGGGCCGGGGGCTATTGTCGCGCTGGCCTTGCCACGCTCGGCGGAGCTGGTGATCGCCATGCTCGCGGCGTGGCGCATCGGCGCCGCGTACCTGCCGCTGGACCCGCAATGGCCGCAAGCCCGTCAAGCCTTGATGCTGGAACAGGCCGGCGCTGCGTTGCTGCTGGTCGACGCCGGGCACATCGCGCAATGGCACGATTATCCGTTGCCTCTGGCGACCGTGGATCGTGTGCTGCAGTCGGCCCCGGCGAGCACGTCGGCCATCACCCACGACACACAGGGCGATCAGGCGGCGTACGTGTTGTTCACCTCCGGCTCCACCGGTATGCCGAAAGGCGTGGTCATCGAGCACCGGCAATTGCTCAATTACACCGCTCACGTCAGCCAGGCCCTGGGGCTGGATCAATGCCAGCAGTTCGGTTTCACCTCCACGGTGGCGGCGGACCTGGGCAACACGGCGCTGTTCGGCGCCTTGTTCAACGGCGCCGCGCTGCATGTGGCCAGCGATGAGCACATGCAGGACGGCAATTTGTTTGCCGATTTCCTGCAACGGCAGGCCATCGATTGCCTGAAGATCGTTCCGTCGCACCTGGCCGCGCTGCTCGACAGTGAGCGCGCGCAACTGCCGCGCACGCTGGTGCTGGGCGGCGAGCCGATTGCCCAGGCATTGGTGCAACGGATCGCCGGTTTGCGCAGTGATTGCCGGGTGTTCAATCACTACGGCCCGACCGAGGCCACGGTCGGCGTGCTGGTTCATCCGCTGGATCTGGAGGCGGCTGTGCCTGACGCCGGCGTGCTGTCCCGGGTGTTGGGCAACAATCAGGTGTTTGTACTCGACGATAACCTGGAACTGACGCCGGTCGGTGTGCTGGGCGAGTTGTACCTCGGCGGCGCGCAGTTGTGTCGCGGCTACGTGAATGTCGAGGCCGATTCGCAAGTGTTTATCCAGAGCCCGTTCAATCCGCAGGATCGCCTGTACCGCACCGGCGACCTGGCCCGCTATCGCCCGGATCTGGCGATTACGTTGCACGGTCGGCGCGATCAGCAAATCAAGGTGCGGGGTTTCCGTATCGAACTGGCAGAGATCGAAGCCGAGTTACTGCGTGTGCCACAGGTCGCGCAAGCACTGGTGTTGCCGGGGCCGTCCGCGCAAGACGGGATGCTCGCGTTCATCGTGCCGCATCAGGCGCCTTCGGCGACGTTGCTCGATGCCGTTCGCGACGAACTGGCGCTGCGCCTGCCCAGTGTGATGCTGCCGCAGCACTTGCAGTTGATCGACAGCTTCCCGCGACTGGCCAACGGCAAGGTTGACCGCAAGGCCTTGCAACAACTCGCGTCCACTTCGGCTGACGATGAAGCCATGCAGCCCCGCGATGCTCTTGAGCAACTGCTGGTGACGCGCATGGCGCAGTTGCTGGGGGTTGAGCGTCTGGGCATCGACCGGGACTTTTTCGCCGCCGGGGGCCATTCCTTGCTGGTGATCAAACTGGTGGCCGGCATTCGCAAGTTGTTGCAGTGCGAAATCCAGCCGGGTGTGGTGTTTGACCATCCGACCGTGGCGGGGCTGGCGGCGGCGTTGCGCTCTCGGGAAAGCAGTCCGGGTCAGTTGGAGAAAATCGCCCAGGCGCGGTTGCGTCTGGACAATATGAGCCCCGAAGAAAAAGCGTTGCTCACCGAAAAAGCCCGGCAACTGCAAAACGCCAAGGCTGCACAAAACGGTTGA